One genomic region from Anopheles bellator chromosome 2, idAnoBellAS_SP24_06.2, whole genome shotgun sequence encodes:
- the LOC131212563 gene encoding fasciclin-2 isoform X1, translated as MASQSGSRGRAMMVALIVWITLLGATNCQRQKQPSLQILPASSVQRKAVGHSLLLTCRPDVPDSNLISDLRWNDNRNMTILPKPAGQSSTPIYTESIGGGAALALIFESLQESMAGTYYCAASYSVTEKLNAAVAIETYVAITWKDAPTDQRPLLGADYIVRCEVTANPPASVDWLRNGDQIKSSGRYVIENRGLLIKNITEADDGMYTCRAAVMSTGELKNREINVEVQIMPEVQRLPEVMDAVEGQSFSVMCNATGKPVPEFQWIKKGTQQNAAELDRFSVNAITGQLDISNVQQQDHDSYACIARNPAGQSEAVTKLNVLIRPKIIELINITVSEDTNAVFVCKAFGRPAPEITFRRYGTVEEYSMGLQASDDRIILEQSTDEEKGETIGTLRISKLATTDDGLYDCIARNRGDVAFKVGHITVEYSPIFDHMKALPPVYTWEERPANLSCFAQAIPNATIEWRWNDRRVQDLYDQNMRIEDHGLRSDLIIYPRDRRYYTAYKCVARNKLGSAEHVMELREARRPEMVPQAKPRIVSATSITFDVMAPPVEPGLPLTAFSVQWKEQFTSDWNLAHNRTWSPDSPYIVEGLRPQTAYIFRFAARNVVGLSQWGATVEQSTPRRSEPETPRILHTPIQDEDGEGNDPIVTSPYADHFDMRWSIPVDNGEPIDLYFIKYCPGTKINGVWTEMEEHCVEREVSRVTNYEMRSLQADTYYRIALMAHNAIGFSKEAHVLMKTARGIDVVLRVDSPTLSSAAVIGIVIGAVLLLLLIIDLLCCLFGNLGITAMLCRKTKRSPSDLDDEAKLGSGSLIKERPPSPLPLPPPIVKLGATTPLEDEKQPLNTQPTTASAMKVNSSVEFDGRVVHSRSGDIIGKNSSV; from the exons GAGCCACCAACTGTCAGCGTCAAAAGCAGCCAAGTTTACAGATTTTACCTGCATCGTCGGTGCAACGCAAAGCGGTGGGACACTCGTTGCTGCTAACCTGCCGCCCAGATGTGCCGGACTCCAATCTCATCTCGGATCTCAGATGGAACGACAATCGCAACATGACCATCCTCCCGAAGCC GGCCGGCCAGTCATCGACGCCGATCTACACCGAATCGATAGGCGGTGGGGCCGCGTTGGCGCTAATCTTCGAATCGCTCCAGGAATCGATGGCCGGGACGTACTACTGTGCGGCATCGTACTCCGTCACCGAGAAGCTGAACGCGGCGGTCGCCATCGAAACGTACG TGGCCATCACCTGGAAGGATGCCCCCACCGATCAGCGGCCCCTGCTGGGTGCGGATTACATCGTGCGCTGTGAAGTAACCGCCAACCCACCGGCCTCCGTCGATTGGCTGCGAAACGGAGATCAG ATTAAATCCAGCGGTCGGTACGTGATCGAGAACCGAGGGTTGCTCATCAAGAACATCACCGAGGCGGACGATGGGATGTACACGTGCCGGGCCGCGGTTATGTCGACCGGTGAGCTGAAGAACCGGGAGATCAACGTCGAAGTGCAGATCATGCCGGAGGTGCAGCGGCTGCCGGAAGTGATGGACGCCGTCGAGGGCCAATCATTCTCCGTGATGTGTAACGCCACCGGCAAACCGGTGCCCGAGTTTCAGTGGATCAAAAAGGGTACCCAGCAGAACGCGGCCGAGTTGGATAG GTTCTCCGTCAATGCGATTACGGGTCAACTCGATATTAGTaacgtgcagcagcaggaccacGACAGCTACGCCTGTATCGCGCGCAATCCGGCCGGTCAGTCGGAGGCCGTAACGAAGCTGAACGTGCTCATTCGCCCGAAGATCATCGAGCTGATCAACATCACCGTGTCGGAGGACACGAATGCGGTGTTCGTGTGCAAGGCGTTTGGTCGGCCGGCGCCGGAGATCACCTTCCGTCGCTACGGGACCGTGGAGGAGTACTCGATGGGGTTGCAGGCGAGCGACGATCGCATCATCCTGGAGCAGTCGACCGACGAAGAGAAGGGCGAAACGATCGGTACGCTGCGCATCTCCaagctggccaccaccgacgacgggctGTACGACTGCATCGCCCGCAATCGGGGCGACGTCGCGTTCAAGGTTGGCCACATCACCGTCGAGTACAGTCCGATCTTCGACCACATGAAGGCACTACCACCGGTGTACACGTGGGAGGAACGTCCGGCCAACCTGAGCTGCTTCGCGCAAGCCATCCCGAACGCCACGATCGAGTGGCGCTGGAACGATCGGCGGGTGCAGGATCTGTACGACCAGAACATGCGCATCGAGGACCACGGACTGCGGAGCGATCTCATCATCTACCCGCGCGACCGGCGCTACTACACGGCGTACAAGTGTGTGGCACGGAACAAGCTCGGCAGCGCGGAGCACGTGATGGAGCTGCGTGAGGCTCGCCGACCGGAAATGGTACCGCAAGCGAAGCCACGCATCGTCAGCGCAACGTCCATCACGTTCGACGTGATGGCACCGCCGGTTGAGCCGGGTCTGCCGCTGACGGCCTTCTCGGTGCAGTGGAAAGAGCAGTTTACGAGCGATTGGAACCTGGCCCACAACCGCACCTGGTCGCCCGACAGTCCGTACATCGTGGAAGGGTTGCGACCGCAGACGGCCTACATCTTCCGGTTTGCCGCCCGCAACGTGGTCGGCCTAAGCCAGTGGGGAGCGACCGTTGAGCAGTCGACACCGAGGCGCTCCGAACCGGAAACGCCCCGCATCCTACACACACCGATTCAGGACGAGGACGGCGAAGGAAACGATCCGATCGTCACCTCACCGTACGCCGATCACTTCGATATGCGGTGGAGCATACCGGTCGACAATGGTGAACCGATCGACCTGTACTTCATCAAATACTGCCCG GGCACAAAGATCAACGGTGTGTGGACCGAGATGGAGGAGCACTGCGTCGAGCGGGAGGTGTCGCGCGTGACGAACTACGAGATGCGCAGCCTGCAGGCGGACACCTACTACCGGATAGCGCTGATGGCGCACAACGCGATCGGCTTCTCGAAGGAGGCGCACGTGCTCATGAAGACCGCCCGAG GAATCGACGTGGTGCTTCGCGTTGACAGTCCCACGCTGTCGTCGGCCGCCGTGATCGGGATCGTGATTGGGGCCGtgctgttgctcctgctgATCATCGATCTGCTGTGCTGTCTGTTCGGCAACCTGGGCATTACGGCGATGCTGTGCCGGAAGACGAAGCGCTCCCCGTCGGATCTGGACGATGAGGCGAAACTGGGAAG TGGCAGTCTGATCAAGGAGCGCCCACCGTCGCCGTtaccgctgccaccaccgatcgttAAGCTTGGTGCCACCACCCCATT ggAAGACGAAAAGCAGCCGCTAAACACGCAACCGACCACAGCATCGGCCATGAAGGTGAACTCGTCCGTCGAGTTCGATGGGCGCGTCGTTCATTCACGAAGCGGTGACATTATTGGTAAAAACTCGTCCGTGTAA
- the LOC131212563 gene encoding fasciclin-2 isoform X2, translated as MASQSGSRGRAMMVALIVWITLLGATNCQRQKQPSLQILPASSVQRKAVGHSLLLTCRPDVPDSNLISDLRWNDNRNMTILPKPAGQSSTPIYTESIGGGAALALIFESLQESMAGTYYCAASYSVTEKLNAAVAIETYVAITWKDAPTDQRPLLGADYIVRCEVTANPPASVDWLRNGDQIKSSGRYVIENRGLLIKNITEADDGMYTCRAAVMSTGELKNREINVEVQIMPEVQRLPEVMDAVEGQSFSVMCNATGKPVPEFQWIKKGTQQNAAELDRFSVNAITGQLDISNVQQQDHDSYACIARNPAGQSEAVTKLNVLIRPKIIELINITVSEDTNAVFVCKAFGRPAPEITFRRYGTVEEYSMGLQASDDRIILEQSTDEEKGETIGTLRISKLATTDDGLYDCIARNRGDVAFKVGHITVEYSPIFDHMKALPPVYTWEERPANLSCFAQAIPNATIEWRWNDRRVQDLYDQNMRIEDHGLRSDLIIYPRDRRYYTAYKCVARNKLGSAEHVMELREARRPEMVPQAKPRIVSATSITFDVMAPPVEPGLPLTAFSVQWKEQFTSDWNLAHNRTWSPDSPYIVEGLRPQTAYIFRFAARNVVGLSQWGATVEQSTPRRSEPETPRILHTPIQDEDGEGNDPIVTSPYADHFDMRWSIPVDNGEPIDLYFIKYCPGTKINGVWTEMEEHCVEREVSRVTNYEMRSLQADTYYRIALMAHNAIGFSKEAHVLMKTARGIDVVLRVDSPTLSSAAVIGIVIGAVLLLLLIIDLLCCLFGNLGITAMLCRKTKRSPSDLDDEAKLGREDEKQPLNTQPTTASAMKVNSSVEFDGRVVHSRSGDIIGKNSSV; from the exons GAGCCACCAACTGTCAGCGTCAAAAGCAGCCAAGTTTACAGATTTTACCTGCATCGTCGGTGCAACGCAAAGCGGTGGGACACTCGTTGCTGCTAACCTGCCGCCCAGATGTGCCGGACTCCAATCTCATCTCGGATCTCAGATGGAACGACAATCGCAACATGACCATCCTCCCGAAGCC GGCCGGCCAGTCATCGACGCCGATCTACACCGAATCGATAGGCGGTGGGGCCGCGTTGGCGCTAATCTTCGAATCGCTCCAGGAATCGATGGCCGGGACGTACTACTGTGCGGCATCGTACTCCGTCACCGAGAAGCTGAACGCGGCGGTCGCCATCGAAACGTACG TGGCCATCACCTGGAAGGATGCCCCCACCGATCAGCGGCCCCTGCTGGGTGCGGATTACATCGTGCGCTGTGAAGTAACCGCCAACCCACCGGCCTCCGTCGATTGGCTGCGAAACGGAGATCAG ATTAAATCCAGCGGTCGGTACGTGATCGAGAACCGAGGGTTGCTCATCAAGAACATCACCGAGGCGGACGATGGGATGTACACGTGCCGGGCCGCGGTTATGTCGACCGGTGAGCTGAAGAACCGGGAGATCAACGTCGAAGTGCAGATCATGCCGGAGGTGCAGCGGCTGCCGGAAGTGATGGACGCCGTCGAGGGCCAATCATTCTCCGTGATGTGTAACGCCACCGGCAAACCGGTGCCCGAGTTTCAGTGGATCAAAAAGGGTACCCAGCAGAACGCGGCCGAGTTGGATAG GTTCTCCGTCAATGCGATTACGGGTCAACTCGATATTAGTaacgtgcagcagcaggaccacGACAGCTACGCCTGTATCGCGCGCAATCCGGCCGGTCAGTCGGAGGCCGTAACGAAGCTGAACGTGCTCATTCGCCCGAAGATCATCGAGCTGATCAACATCACCGTGTCGGAGGACACGAATGCGGTGTTCGTGTGCAAGGCGTTTGGTCGGCCGGCGCCGGAGATCACCTTCCGTCGCTACGGGACCGTGGAGGAGTACTCGATGGGGTTGCAGGCGAGCGACGATCGCATCATCCTGGAGCAGTCGACCGACGAAGAGAAGGGCGAAACGATCGGTACGCTGCGCATCTCCaagctggccaccaccgacgacgggctGTACGACTGCATCGCCCGCAATCGGGGCGACGTCGCGTTCAAGGTTGGCCACATCACCGTCGAGTACAGTCCGATCTTCGACCACATGAAGGCACTACCACCGGTGTACACGTGGGAGGAACGTCCGGCCAACCTGAGCTGCTTCGCGCAAGCCATCCCGAACGCCACGATCGAGTGGCGCTGGAACGATCGGCGGGTGCAGGATCTGTACGACCAGAACATGCGCATCGAGGACCACGGACTGCGGAGCGATCTCATCATCTACCCGCGCGACCGGCGCTACTACACGGCGTACAAGTGTGTGGCACGGAACAAGCTCGGCAGCGCGGAGCACGTGATGGAGCTGCGTGAGGCTCGCCGACCGGAAATGGTACCGCAAGCGAAGCCACGCATCGTCAGCGCAACGTCCATCACGTTCGACGTGATGGCACCGCCGGTTGAGCCGGGTCTGCCGCTGACGGCCTTCTCGGTGCAGTGGAAAGAGCAGTTTACGAGCGATTGGAACCTGGCCCACAACCGCACCTGGTCGCCCGACAGTCCGTACATCGTGGAAGGGTTGCGACCGCAGACGGCCTACATCTTCCGGTTTGCCGCCCGCAACGTGGTCGGCCTAAGCCAGTGGGGAGCGACCGTTGAGCAGTCGACACCGAGGCGCTCCGAACCGGAAACGCCCCGCATCCTACACACACCGATTCAGGACGAGGACGGCGAAGGAAACGATCCGATCGTCACCTCACCGTACGCCGATCACTTCGATATGCGGTGGAGCATACCGGTCGACAATGGTGAACCGATCGACCTGTACTTCATCAAATACTGCCCG GGCACAAAGATCAACGGTGTGTGGACCGAGATGGAGGAGCACTGCGTCGAGCGGGAGGTGTCGCGCGTGACGAACTACGAGATGCGCAGCCTGCAGGCGGACACCTACTACCGGATAGCGCTGATGGCGCACAACGCGATCGGCTTCTCGAAGGAGGCGCACGTGCTCATGAAGACCGCCCGAG GAATCGACGTGGTGCTTCGCGTTGACAGTCCCACGCTGTCGTCGGCCGCCGTGATCGGGATCGTGATTGGGGCCGtgctgttgctcctgctgATCATCGATCTGCTGTGCTGTCTGTTCGGCAACCTGGGCATTACGGCGATGCTGTGCCGGAAGACGAAGCGCTCCCCGTCGGATCTGGACGATGAGGCGAAACTGGGAAG ggAAGACGAAAAGCAGCCGCTAAACACGCAACCGACCACAGCATCGGCCATGAAGGTGAACTCGTCCGTCGAGTTCGATGGGCGCGTCGTTCATTCACGAAGCGGTGACATTATTGGTAAAAACTCGTCCGTGTAA